A genomic window from Cyprinus carpio isolate SPL01 chromosome B9, ASM1834038v1, whole genome shotgun sequence includes:
- the LOC109062523 gene encoding NADH dehydrogenase [ubiquinone] 1 alpha subcomplex subunit 10, mitochondrial-like, whose protein sequence is MALRLFRLVVPSGAAAWTAVSPVATAQIHTSAVRNLRYGWWAYALGERTTSRFKENSKIISIDGNLASGKGALAQKLADKLGMLYMPEPDTHYVDKMTKEKVPLDKAFNGNCSLEKFYLEPKASDGNSYRLQCWMYLMRLLQYSDAVEHLISTGQGVILERSPFSDIVFLEAMFKEGFIRKQCVDHYNEVKGISICEFLPPHLVIYVDVPAEEVQKNLKASGKSYLQNVPLSYLKRIETAYKKNFLPKISEEAEVLAYDATQAQDIERVVEDIEYLKFEKGPWLEQDDVTFHHMRMFVEDKQRVANMTCIPRYLPEVTVGAHEFDSAYYAFKSLPGKKYAEGYNEDVGDKGIWLK, encoded by the exons ATGGCGTTGCGGTTATTTCGGCTGGTTGTGCCCTCGGGTGCAGCAGCTTGGACAGCAGTATCGCCTGTGGCGACG GCTCAAATCCACACAAGTGCTGTCAGAAACCTGCGGTATGGATGGTGGGCTTATGCTCTGGGGGAGAGGACTACCTCTCGCTTCAAGGAAAACAGCAAGATCATTTCCATCGATGGCAACTTGGCATCTGGAAAGGGAGCACTTGCACAAAAATTGGCCGATAAACTGG GGATGCTGTACATGCCAGAGCCAGACACACACTATGTGGACAAAATGACAAAGGAGAAAGTTCCCCTAGATAAGGCTTTTAATGGAAACTGCAGTCTGGAGAAGTTTTACTTGGAGCCCAAAGCCAGTGATGGTAACTCTTACCGCCTGCAGTGCTGGATGTACCTCATGAGGCTGCTGCAGTACTCTGATGCTGTTGAACACCTGATCTCTACAG GGCAGGGAGTTATTCTGGAACGCTCTCCATTTAGTGACATTGTATTTTTGGAGGCCATGTTCAAAGAAGGCTTCATCCGAAAGCAGT GTGTGGATCACTATAATGAGGTTAAGGGCATCAGTATTTGTGAGTTTCTGCCTCCTCATCTGGTCATCTATGTAGACGTACCTGCTGAAGAGGTCCAGAAAAATCTCAAGGCATCAGGAAAG TCATACCTCCAGAATGTTCCTTTAAGCTACCTGAAGAGGATTGAGACAGCGTACAAGAAGAACTTCCTTCCTAAAATCAG TGAAGAGGCAGAGGTTCTTGCCTATGACGCAACCCAAGCCCAGGACATTGAGAGG GTTGTGGAGGATATCGAGTACCTCAAGTTTGAGAAGGGCCCTTGGCTGGAGCAAGATGACGTCACTTTCCACCATATGCGAATGTT CGTGGAGGACAAGCAAAGAGTAGCCAACATGACCTGCATCCCCAGATATCTTCCCGAAGTCACAGTCGGTGCTCATGAGTTTGATTCTGCCTACTATGCTTTCAAATCG CTCCCAGGAAAGAAGTACGCTGAAGGTTATAATGAAGACGTCGGGGACAAAGGCATCTGGCTGAAGTGA